One window of Erwinia aphidicola genomic DNA carries:
- a CDS encoding EmmdR/YeeO family multidrug/toxin efflux MATE transporter → MLNFRTSLLQAIQHSAWYPKRRSLRILFWREITPLAVPIFFENLCVLLMGVLSTFLVSWLGSEAMAGVGLADSFNIVVISFFAAIDLGTTVVVAFSLGKLNRERAVAAARQSLIIMTGFAVLLALAIEFIGPQIIDLIAGKAEPQVKALALSYLQTTAWSYPAAAIALIGCGALRGAGNTKIPMLINGGMNILNIVISSVLIYGCFSWHGLGFVGAGLGLTISRYIGAAAVIYVLVIGFVPALKISLKSYFTRLNLNILREVLGIGVPASIESVLFNGGKLLTQVFVAGMGTDVIAGNFIAFSIVSLINLPGNALGSASTIIVGTRLGRGQLGQPERLLRYIFWLSTIGLCALALLTVPFAGLLAQFYTRDEEVIHVVKMLVWLNAAFMPFWAASWVLPAGLKGARDARYTMWVSLLSMWGGRIVAGYLLGIVLGFGVVGIWLGMVLDWMIRGSCFYRRLDSGKWLWKYRPLVKAPKE, encoded by the coding sequence CGTTCCCTGCGGATACTCTTCTGGCGAGAAATCACCCCGCTGGCCGTGCCGATCTTCTTTGAAAACCTCTGCGTTCTGCTGATGGGGGTGCTGAGTACTTTCCTGGTCAGCTGGCTCGGGTCGGAAGCGATGGCCGGAGTCGGGCTGGCGGACAGCTTCAATATCGTGGTGATCTCATTTTTTGCCGCCATCGATCTCGGGACCACCGTGGTGGTGGCTTTTAGCCTCGGCAAGCTGAACCGGGAGAGGGCAGTTGCCGCGGCGCGCCAGTCGCTGATTATTATGACGGGGTTCGCCGTGCTGCTGGCGCTGGCGATTGAGTTTATCGGCCCGCAGATCATCGACCTGATTGCAGGCAAAGCGGAGCCGCAGGTGAAAGCGCTGGCGCTCTCCTATCTGCAAACGACCGCATGGAGTTACCCGGCGGCGGCTATCGCGCTGATCGGCTGCGGCGCGCTGCGCGGCGCCGGGAATACCAAAATCCCGATGCTGATCAACGGCGGCATGAACATCCTCAACATTGTTATCAGCAGCGTGCTGATCTACGGCTGCTTCTCCTGGCACGGTCTGGGGTTTGTCGGGGCGGGACTCGGGCTGACCATTTCACGCTATATCGGGGCCGCTGCCGTGATTTACGTGCTGGTGATTGGCTTCGTCCCGGCGTTGAAAATCTCCCTGAAAAGCTACTTCACCCGGCTCAATCTCAACATCCTGCGCGAAGTGCTCGGTATTGGCGTCCCGGCCAGTATCGAGTCCGTGCTGTTTAACGGCGGCAAGCTGCTGACCCAGGTGTTCGTCGCCGGGATGGGCACCGATGTTATCGCCGGTAACTTTATCGCATTTTCTATCGTCTCCCTGATTAACCTGCCGGGTAACGCGCTGGGTTCCGCTTCCACTATTATCGTCGGCACCCGCCTTGGCCGGGGCCAGCTGGGCCAGCCGGAGCGCCTGCTGCGCTATATATTCTGGCTGTCGACCATTGGGCTGTGCGCGCTGGCGCTGCTGACGGTGCCGTTTGCCGGGCTGCTGGCACAGTTCTACACGCGTGATGAAGAGGTGATCCACGTGGTGAAAATGCTGGTGTGGCTCAACGCCGCGTTTATGCCGTTCTGGGCGGCTTCATGGGTATTGCCCGCCGGATTAAAAGGCGCGCGCGATGCGCGTTACACCATGTGGGTGTCGCTGCTCAGCATGTGGGGTGGACGCATCGTGGCCGGTTACCTGCTGGGGATTGTGCTCGGTTTTGGCGTGGTGGGGATCTGGTTAGGTATGGTGCTGGACTGGATGATCCGCGGCTCCTGCTTCTATCGCCGGCTGGACAGCGGTAAATGGCTGTGGAAATACCGCCCGCTGGTAAAGGCGCCGAAGGAATAA
- a CDS encoding NADH:flavin oxidoreductase/NADH oxidase has product MSALFTPFKLKDVTLRNRIAVPPMCQYSAEEGLTNEWHQVHYPTLARGGAGLVIVEATAVSPEGRITPGCTGLWNDQQAQGMAKIAASIKAAGAVPGIQIGHAGRKASANRPWEGDDHIAAGDSRSWETIAPSAVAFGHHLPQVPKAMTLDDITRVKSDFVAAARRARDAGFEWLELHFAHGYLAQSFFSVHANQRSDQYGGDFAGRSRFLLETLAAVREVWPENLPLTARFGVIEFDGRDEQTLSESIELTRLMKQGGLDMLNVSVGFSIAETEIPWGPGFLAPFAERVRREAGLPVASSWGVEAAEVAERVIAEQQMDLVMIGRAHLANPHYPYALAKKLNVERPSWVLPAPYAHWLERYRLAD; this is encoded by the coding sequence ATGTCTGCACTGTTTACCCCGTTCAAACTAAAAGACGTCACGCTGCGTAACCGCATTGCCGTGCCGCCGATGTGCCAGTATAGCGCCGAAGAGGGCCTGACGAATGAGTGGCACCAGGTTCACTACCCGACGCTGGCGCGCGGCGGTGCCGGGCTGGTCATTGTTGAAGCCACGGCGGTGTCGCCGGAAGGCCGTATCACCCCGGGCTGTACCGGGCTGTGGAACGACCAGCAGGCGCAAGGCATGGCTAAAATCGCCGCGTCGATCAAAGCCGCAGGCGCGGTGCCAGGCATTCAGATCGGCCACGCCGGGCGCAAGGCCAGCGCTAACCGCCCGTGGGAAGGTGACGACCATATCGCCGCCGGGGACAGCCGCAGCTGGGAAACCATCGCGCCGTCAGCCGTGGCGTTTGGCCATCATCTGCCGCAGGTACCAAAAGCGATGACCCTCGACGATATCACCCGGGTTAAAAGTGACTTTGTCGCCGCCGCCCGCCGCGCGCGCGATGCCGGTTTTGAGTGGCTGGAACTGCACTTCGCCCACGGCTATCTGGCACAGAGCTTCTTCTCGGTGCATGCCAACCAGCGCAGTGACCAGTACGGTGGCGATTTCGCCGGGCGCAGCCGCTTCCTGCTGGAGACGCTGGCGGCGGTGCGTGAAGTGTGGCCGGAGAACCTGCCGCTGACCGCGCGCTTTGGCGTGATTGAATTTGACGGGCGCGACGAGCAGACGCTGAGCGAGTCGATTGAGCTGACCCGACTGATGAAACAGGGTGGGCTGGATATGCTGAACGTCAGCGTCGGCTTCTCGATTGCTGAAACCGAGATCCCATGGGGACCGGGCTTCCTGGCCCCATTCGCCGAACGTGTGCGCCGCGAAGCCGGGCTGCCGGTCGCCTCTTCGTGGGGTGTGGAAGCGGCAGAAGTGGCGGAGCGCGTGATTGCCGAACAGCAGATGGACCTGGTGATGATTGGCCGTGCGCATCTGGCTAACCCGCACTATCCGTATGCGCTGGCGAAGAAACTCAACGTTGAGCGCCCTTCCTGGGTGCTGCCGGCGCCGTATGCGCACTGGCTGGAACGTTATCGTTTAGCGGATTAA
- a CDS encoding siderophore-interacting protein, whose amino-acid sequence MTEQSKNSRAPQRVRNELRFRQLTVTGKTKVADSFWRIDFGGADLSGFTSPGFDDHIKVFFPDASGVLSLPEVTEDGVVWKEGARPVSRDYTPLFFDGEKNTLTIDFFIHDGGVASDWAEQAKIGDPLAIGGPRGSLVVPDDYAFQLYVCDESGLPAFKRRQASVRAKRLKLFAYADEAQGRVYLDPLNGIDASWFGHGCMDKAHLDALVAQLDQLVLPPEEYFIWLTGEADFVKSLSDYFINQRGCDATFVRAVAYWHQK is encoded by the coding sequence GTGACCGAACAGAGCAAAAACTCGCGTGCGCCACAGCGCGTGCGTAACGAACTGCGTTTCCGCCAGCTGACCGTCACCGGCAAAACCAAAGTGGCCGACAGCTTCTGGCGTATCGACTTTGGCGGCGCCGACCTGAGCGGCTTTACCTCGCCGGGCTTCGACGACCATATCAAAGTGTTTTTCCCTGATGCCAGCGGCGTGCTGAGCCTCCCCGAGGTGACGGAGGATGGCGTGGTGTGGAAAGAGGGGGCGCGCCCGGTGTCGCGCGACTACACGCCGCTGTTCTTCGACGGGGAGAAAAATACCCTGACCATCGACTTCTTCATCCACGACGGCGGCGTGGCCAGCGACTGGGCTGAACAGGCTAAAATCGGCGATCCGCTGGCGATCGGCGGCCCGCGCGGGTCGCTGGTGGTGCCGGATGATTATGCCTTCCAGCTCTATGTCTGTGACGAAAGCGGCCTGCCCGCCTTTAAGCGCCGCCAGGCCAGCGTCAGGGCGAAGCGCCTGAAGCTGTTTGCCTATGCGGATGAAGCACAGGGCAGGGTATATCTCGATCCCCTGAACGGTATCGATGCCAGCTGGTTCGGGCACGGCTGCATGGATAAAGCGCATCTTGACGCGCTGGTGGCGCAGCTTGACCAACTGGTGCTGCCGCCGGAGGAGTACTTTATCTGGCTGACCGGGGAAGCCGATTTCGTGAAGTCGCTCAGTGACTATTTCATTAACCAGCGCGGCTGCGATGCCACCTTTGTGCGCGCCGTGGCCTACTGGCATCAGAAATAG
- a CDS encoding PadR family transcriptional regulator yields MRVPFPAAEPGQGRRKRREKMLDAADIRLLVLHFLSLNPAHGYELIKAIEALSKGEYTPSPGIIYPNLTLLEEMECIAVLDAQATRKAYRLIDKGSELLQQEQAALEVIVRRLSSMAVLVNNRSLPDVERAIHNMKSALNVRLSQEGISQDALYAIIDALDDAAKKIERS; encoded by the coding sequence ATGCGCGTGCCGTTTCCCGCTGCGGAGCCCGGGCAGGGCCGCCGCAAACGCCGTGAGAAGATGCTCGATGCCGCCGATATTCGCCTGCTGGTGCTGCATTTTCTCAGCCTCAATCCGGCGCACGGCTACGAGCTGATCAAGGCGATAGAGGCGCTGTCAAAGGGCGAATACACGCCCAGCCCCGGCATTATCTACCCCAATCTCACCCTGCTGGAGGAGATGGAGTGCATCGCGGTGCTGGATGCGCAGGCCACGCGTAAAGCGTACCGGCTGATCGACAAAGGGTCTGAACTGTTACAGCAGGAGCAGGCGGCACTGGAGGTCATCGTGCGGCGGCTCTCTTCGATGGCGGTGCTGGTGAATAACCGCAGCCTGCCGGACGTGGAGCGTGCAATCCACAATATGAAGAGCGCGCTTAACGTGCGCCTGTCGCAGGAGGGGATTTCTCAGGATGCGCTGTACGCGATTATTGATGCGCTGGATGACGCTGCAAAGAAGATTGAGCGTAGTTAA
- a CDS encoding LysR family transcriptional regulator yields MDIRRLKHFVTLAETLHFGKAAEKLNMTQPPLSQSIMVLEKELGGALFIRTKRNVSLTSFGEQWLIHVKDALSGVNSLSEIADRLKNGESGRLDLSFISVVDYSILPDLVRNFRQSYPEVELRLTEATSDIQLMAILDEKMDAGIIIAPLNGTLPAVLNYQKILSEPLIAAIPSLWLNDKNLRIIDNKICPSSIINSPLILFPQQLAPGFHALVTRFYAFYGAKPDIIQHAIQMQTIISLVASGMGMALVPLSLRHLARTGVVYLELLSSPPELEVGIVWHKKNSSPMIINLIEMALATHEKRSQ; encoded by the coding sequence ATGGACATCAGAAGGTTGAAACATTTTGTTACCCTCGCCGAAACACTTCACTTTGGCAAGGCGGCAGAAAAACTGAATATGACGCAACCCCCCTTAAGTCAGTCGATAATGGTGCTGGAAAAAGAGTTAGGGGGTGCCCTTTTCATCAGAACCAAAAGAAACGTCAGCCTGACATCCTTTGGTGAACAGTGGCTGATTCATGTGAAGGATGCACTGTCCGGTGTAAATTCATTATCTGAAATTGCCGACAGGTTAAAAAATGGCGAGTCAGGCCGGTTAGACCTCTCTTTTATCAGCGTCGTTGACTATAGTATTTTACCTGATCTGGTAAGAAATTTCCGGCAGAGTTATCCGGAAGTTGAACTCAGATTGACGGAAGCCACCAGCGACATTCAATTAATGGCGATTTTAGATGAAAAAATGGATGCCGGAATTATCATTGCCCCTCTGAATGGCACACTCCCTGCCGTATTAAATTATCAAAAAATCCTCTCAGAACCCTTAATTGCGGCCATCCCTTCTTTATGGTTAAACGACAAAAACCTGCGTATCATAGATAATAAAATTTGCCCAAGCTCTATAATTAATTCACCATTAATTCTCTTTCCGCAGCAGCTGGCACCAGGCTTTCACGCTTTAGTAACCAGATTTTATGCTTTCTATGGTGCCAAACCAGATATTATTCAGCATGCCATCCAGATGCAGACAATTATTAGTCTGGTTGCCTCTGGAATGGGAATGGCGTTAGTCCCGTTATCGTTACGTCATTTAGCCCGTACTGGGGTAGTTTATCTTGAGCTTCTCTCATCGCCACCGGAGCTGGAAGTCGGCATTGTATGGCACAAAAAAAACAGCTCTCCAATGATTATCAATCTGATTGAAATGGCTTTGGCGACTCATGAAAAAAGATCACAATAG